The following coding sequences are from one Geodermatophilus normandii window:
- a CDS encoding DUF4032 domain-containing protein — MRYLFRPPGTDGASLLALPWHQPLEEWDPDLLLEVPQRGISRHVVRFVAEQGRVFALKEIAESLARHEYALLGEFEAEGLPAVSVLGICVDRPGGQDAILVTRYLEYSMSYRYLFSRPSARQSVDQLMDTLVVLLVRLHLAGVFWGDCSLSNTLFRLDAGALAAHLVDAETAERHPTLSRGQRHYDLDLARERVGAELLDLQFGDLLPEGVDPIEVADSLPVRYARLWEEVTREELFRADEQRYRVAERLRRLNDLGFDVGEVELVTSDEGARLRVETRVSSPGQHRRELMRLTGLEVQENQARRLLNDLRTFRAWMEQKTGAPVSEAVAGARWLAEVYQPVIDAIPPELAGRLAPAEVFHEVLEHRWFLSEREGRDVGTTQAARSYFSTVLPSTPPELTTPSVIARRP, encoded by the coding sequence GTGCGGTACCTGTTCCGCCCGCCGGGCACGGACGGCGCGAGCCTGCTCGCCCTGCCCTGGCACCAGCCGCTCGAGGAGTGGGACCCGGACCTGCTGCTCGAGGTGCCCCAGCGCGGCATCTCGCGGCACGTCGTGCGGTTCGTCGCCGAGCAGGGCAGGGTCTTCGCGCTCAAGGAGATCGCCGAGTCGCTGGCCCGGCACGAGTACGCGCTGCTGGGCGAGTTCGAGGCGGAGGGCCTCCCGGCGGTCTCGGTCCTGGGCATCTGCGTCGACCGGCCCGGCGGGCAGGACGCCATCCTGGTCACCCGCTACCTCGAGTACTCGATGTCCTACCGCTACCTGTTCTCGCGGCCGAGCGCCCGGCAGTCGGTGGACCAGCTCATGGACACCCTGGTCGTGCTGCTCGTGCGGCTGCACCTGGCCGGGGTGTTCTGGGGTGACTGCTCGCTGTCGAACACCCTCTTCCGCCTCGACGCCGGCGCGCTGGCCGCCCACCTGGTGGACGCCGAGACCGCCGAGCGGCACCCGACGCTGAGCCGGGGCCAGCGGCACTACGACCTGGACCTCGCCCGCGAGCGCGTGGGCGCCGAGCTGCTCGACCTGCAGTTCGGGGACCTGCTGCCCGAGGGCGTCGACCCCATCGAGGTGGCCGACAGCCTGCCGGTGCGCTACGCGCGGCTGTGGGAGGAGGTCACCCGCGAGGAGCTCTTCCGCGCCGACGAGCAGCGCTACCGGGTGGCCGAGCGGCTGCGGCGGCTCAACGACCTCGGCTTCGACGTCGGCGAGGTCGAGCTGGTGACCTCCGACGAGGGCGCCCGCCTGCGGGTCGAGACCCGGGTGTCCTCGCCCGGCCAGCACCGCCGGGAGCTCATGCGGCTCACCGGCCTGGAGGTGCAGGAGAACCAGGCGCGGCGGCTGCTCAACGACCTGCGCACCTTCCGGGCCTGGATGGAGCAGAAGACGGGTGCGCCGGTCTCCGAGGCGGTGGCCGGCGCGCGCTGGCTGGCCGAGGTCTACCAGCCGGTCATCGACGCCATCCCGCCGGAGCTGGCCGGCCGGCTCGCGCCGGCCGAGGTGTTCCACGAGGTGCTCGAGCACCGGTGGTTCCTGTCGGAGCGGGAGGGCCGCGACGTCGGGACGACCCAGGCGGCGCGGTCGTACTTCAGCACCGTCCTGCCGAGCACCCCGCCGGAGCTCACCACACCCTCGGTGATCGCCAGGCGTCCCTGA
- a CDS encoding extracellular solute-binding protein, whose product MASTLAACGGGGSDSATPVLNWYINPDSGGQAAIAERCSEESGGAYTIQVSQLPRESSAQREQLVRRLAAEDSSIDIMSLDVVFPPELAQAGFLAPVPEDIAQEVSEGVLEGALQSATWEDELVTIPFWANTQLLWYRKSVAEAAGLDMTQPVTWDQLVEAAESQGVLLSAQGRRAESLMVWFNALIESAGGSIIEENSDNPEDVQWGLSSPESDRAAEVMATVANSSAVGAGFTTSSEDTSATEFESDAGGFMVNWPFVYARAQAAVEAGTLDASVPEDYGWALYPRVDADSPAAPPLGGIDLGVSAFSAHPDLAYDATACIVSDENQAEYMITNGNPASSAAVYDDPEVQEAYPMADTIRESLEAAASRPQTPYYSEVLGSLLREYHPPGAVDDQTGERAQELMQAVLSGEQLL is encoded by the coding sequence GTGGCGTCCACGCTGGCCGCCTGCGGCGGCGGCGGATCGGACTCCGCCACCCCGGTGCTGAACTGGTACATCAACCCCGACTCGGGCGGGCAGGCGGCCATCGCCGAACGCTGCTCGGAGGAGTCGGGTGGTGCGTACACGATCCAGGTGTCCCAGCTGCCGCGTGAGTCGTCCGCCCAGCGGGAGCAGCTGGTGCGCCGCCTGGCGGCCGAGGACTCCTCGATCGACATCATGAGCCTCGACGTGGTGTTCCCCCCGGAGCTGGCCCAGGCGGGTTTCCTCGCGCCCGTGCCCGAGGACATCGCGCAGGAGGTCAGCGAGGGCGTGCTCGAGGGCGCGCTCCAGTCGGCGACCTGGGAAGACGAGCTGGTCACCATCCCCTTCTGGGCCAACACCCAGCTGCTCTGGTACCGCAAGTCGGTGGCCGAGGCCGCCGGGCTCGACATGACCCAGCCGGTCACGTGGGACCAGCTCGTGGAGGCCGCCGAGAGCCAGGGCGTGCTGCTGAGCGCGCAGGGCAGGCGTGCCGAGTCGCTCATGGTGTGGTTCAACGCGCTGATCGAGTCGGCCGGCGGGTCCATCATCGAGGAGAACTCCGACAACCCGGAGGACGTCCAGTGGGGGCTGTCCTCGCCGGAGTCCGACCGTGCCGCTGAGGTGATGGCCACCGTCGCCAACTCCAGCGCCGTGGGTGCGGGCTTCACGACGTCCAGCGAGGACACCAGCGCGACGGAGTTCGAGAGCGACGCCGGCGGGTTCATGGTCAACTGGCCGTTCGTCTACGCCCGGGCGCAGGCGGCCGTGGAGGCCGGCACCCTGGACGCGTCCGTGCCCGAGGACTACGGATGGGCGCTGTACCCCCGTGTCGACGCGGACTCGCCGGCTGCGCCCCCGCTGGGCGGGATCGACCTCGGGGTCTCCGCCTTCAGTGCGCACCCCGACCTCGCCTACGACGCGACCGCCTGCATCGTCAGCGACGAGAACCAGGCCGAGTACATGATCACCAACGGCAACCCGGCCTCCTCGGCAGCCGTCTACGACGACCCGGAGGTCCAGGAGGCCTACCCCATGGCCGACACCATCCGGGAGTCGCTGGAGGCGGCGGCCTCTCGTCCGCAGACCCCCTACTACAGCGAGGTCCTCGGGTCCCTCCTCCGCGAGTACCACCCGCCGGGCGCGGTGGACGACCAGACCGGTGAGCGGGCTCAGGAACTCATGCAGGCCGTCCTGTCAGGAGAGCAGCTGCTATGA
- a CDS encoding carbohydrate ABC transporter permease — translation MSQTTLPPVEKTQPVSAPGGTISDRSKAERKLGWMLAGPAFLVMLLVTAYPILQAVYYSLFNYRLTDPENRSFNGLSNYWVILTDQLWWTSVAITLLITVVTVAVELVLGFALALVMAKALSSIRPVVRASILIPYAVITVVSAFAWQFAFRIDTGFVNNWFTWLPGVSDTTDWFGGTGTSLFVICLAEIWKTTPFISLLLLAGLAQVPEVLQEAAKVDGATRWQRMWKVTIPNMKAAIMVALLFRTLDAFRVFDSIYIMTAGANNTESVSFLAYRQTIARVEIGLGSAVSVLLFLAVVLIAFLFIKGFKIDLAQARGER, via the coding sequence ATGAGCCAGACGACGCTCCCCCCGGTCGAGAAGACGCAACCGGTCTCCGCCCCGGGCGGAACCATCTCCGACCGGTCCAAGGCGGAACGCAAGCTCGGCTGGATGCTGGCCGGCCCGGCGTTCCTCGTGATGCTCCTCGTCACCGCCTACCCGATCCTGCAGGCGGTCTACTACTCGCTGTTCAACTACCGGCTGACCGACCCGGAGAACCGGTCGTTCAACGGGCTGTCGAACTACTGGGTGATCCTCACCGACCAGCTGTGGTGGACGTCGGTGGCCATCACGCTGCTGATCACGGTCGTCACCGTCGCCGTGGAGCTGGTCCTCGGGTTCGCCCTGGCGCTGGTCATGGCCAAGGCGCTCTCGTCGATCCGTCCGGTCGTCCGGGCCTCGATCCTGATCCCGTACGCCGTCATCACGGTCGTGTCCGCCTTCGCCTGGCAGTTCGCCTTCCGGATCGACACCGGCTTCGTGAACAACTGGTTCACCTGGCTGCCGGGGGTCAGCGACACCACCGACTGGTTCGGTGGCACCGGCACCTCGCTGTTCGTCATCTGCCTGGCCGAGATCTGGAAGACCACGCCGTTCATCTCGCTGCTCCTGCTCGCCGGCCTGGCGCAGGTGCCCGAGGTGCTGCAGGAGGCGGCGAAGGTCGACGGCGCCACGCGGTGGCAGCGGATGTGGAAGGTGACCATCCCGAACATGAAGGCCGCGATCATGGTGGCCCTGCTGTTCCGGACCCTCGACGCTTTCCGCGTCTTCGACAGCATCTACATCATGACCGCGGGGGCCAACAACACCGAGTCGGTGTCCTTCCTCGCGTACCGGCAGACGATCGCGCGGGTGGAGATCGGCCTCGGGTCGGCGGTGTCGGTCCTGCTGTTCCTGGCCGTCGTGCTGATCGCCTTCCTGTTCATCAAGGGCTTCAAGATCGACCTCGCACAGGCGAGAGGAGAGCGCTGA
- a CDS encoding carbohydrate ABC transporter permease, with protein sequence MSTRSKVWWVVGGVLIIIYCLFPIAWIISLSLKAPSDIANGQFLPSDPSWTNYSTVLTGAASDLFLPALRNSFGICLIATAISCILSMFAAYAIARLDFPGKKLILSVALGVAIFPVISIVTPLFNLWRQIGLYDTWPGLIIPYLSLTLPISIWTMSAFFREIPWEMEQAAQVDGATTWQAFRKVIVPLAAPGVFTTAIIAFFIAWNDFAYGISLTSTDASRPVPAALGLFSGASQFEDPTGAIAAAAVIVTIPVVVLVLLFQRRIVAGLTNGAVKG encoded by the coding sequence ATGTCGACGAGGTCGAAGGTCTGGTGGGTGGTCGGGGGCGTCCTGATCATCATCTACTGCCTGTTCCCGATCGCCTGGATCATCTCGCTGTCGCTCAAGGCGCCGTCGGACATCGCCAACGGCCAGTTCCTGCCGAGCGACCCGTCGTGGACGAACTACTCGACGGTCCTGACCGGCGCGGCGAGTGACCTGTTCCTGCCGGCGCTGCGCAACAGCTTCGGGATCTGCCTGATCGCCACCGCGATCTCGTGCATCCTGTCGATGTTCGCGGCCTACGCGATCGCCCGGCTGGATTTCCCCGGCAAGAAGCTGATCCTGTCGGTGGCGCTCGGGGTGGCGATCTTCCCGGTGATCTCGATCGTGACGCCGCTGTTCAACCTGTGGCGGCAGATCGGGCTCTACGACACCTGGCCCGGGCTGATCATCCCGTACCTGTCCCTGACGCTGCCGATCTCCATCTGGACGATGTCGGCGTTCTTCCGGGAGATCCCCTGGGAGATGGAGCAGGCCGCGCAGGTCGACGGCGCGACGACGTGGCAGGCCTTCCGCAAGGTCATCGTCCCGCTGGCCGCCCCGGGCGTCTTCACGACGGCGATCATCGCCTTCTTCATCGCCTGGAACGACTTCGCCTACGGCATCTCGCTGACGTCGACGGACGCATCCCGCCCCGTCCCGGCCGCGCTGGGTCTGTTCTCCGGTGCCTCGCAGTTCGAGGACCCGACGGGGGCCATCGCCGCGGCCGCGGTGATCGTCACCATCCCCGTCGTCGTCCTGGTCCTGCTCTTCCAGCGGCGCATCGTCGCCGGCCTCACCAACGGCGCGGTCAAGGGCTGA
- a CDS encoding ABC transporter ATP-binding protein yields the protein MASIEMRNIVKQYGDGYPAVNDVSLDIADGEFMILVGPSGCGKSTLLRMIVGLEDITSGDMVIGGKRVNDLAPRERNLSMVFQNYALYPHMTVFENIAFPLRLSKTPDDEVRRRVMEASDVLELKEHLERKPANLSGGQRQRVAMGRAIVRQAEAFLFDEPLSNLDAKLRGQMRTEISRLQRRLGITTVYVTHDQTEAMTLGDRVCVLRKGKIQQVASPRELYEQPVNLFVAGFIGSPPMNFLPATLEGTTLQTPFGPVTLDEQRAAAVRGRDLLLVGIRPEYFEDASLVDEAKRPVGSVFRARVDVTEWLGDSQYAYIPYEAPEAITAQLRDLSRELDSEELRTQAIVSIDSTSRIREGREAEFWLDSRKIHVFDPQTGENLTRDAEAGARLTQMATEDRVEQVEHAQATGQTVGSSMMGGSSGTSGPSGAHRSGAA from the coding sequence ATGGCCTCCATCGAGATGCGCAACATCGTCAAGCAGTACGGCGACGGCTACCCGGCCGTCAACGACGTCAGCCTCGACATCGCCGACGGCGAGTTCATGATCCTGGTCGGCCCGTCCGGCTGCGGGAAGTCCACCCTGCTGCGGATGATCGTCGGGCTGGAGGACATCACCAGCGGCGACATGGTCATCGGCGGCAAGCGGGTCAACGACCTCGCCCCGCGCGAGCGCAACCTGTCGATGGTCTTCCAGAACTACGCGCTCTACCCGCACATGACGGTGTTCGAGAACATCGCCTTCCCGCTGCGGCTGTCCAAGACGCCCGACGACGAGGTCCGCCGCCGCGTCATGGAAGCCTCCGACGTCCTCGAGCTCAAGGAGCACCTGGAGCGCAAGCCGGCCAACCTCTCCGGTGGCCAGCGCCAGCGGGTGGCCATGGGCCGGGCGATCGTGCGGCAGGCCGAGGCGTTCCTCTTCGACGAGCCGCTGTCCAACCTCGACGCCAAGCTGCGCGGACAGATGCGCACCGAGATCTCCCGCCTGCAGCGCCGGCTCGGCATCACCACCGTCTACGTCACCCACGACCAGACCGAGGCGATGACCCTCGGCGACCGGGTCTGCGTCCTGCGCAAGGGCAAGATCCAGCAGGTCGCCTCGCCGCGCGAGCTGTACGAGCAGCCGGTCAACCTGTTCGTCGCCGGGTTCATCGGCTCGCCGCCGATGAACTTCCTGCCCGCCACGCTGGAGGGCACCACCCTGCAGACGCCGTTCGGGCCGGTCACCCTCGACGAGCAGCGGGCCGCGGCCGTCCGCGGCCGGGACCTGCTGCTGGTGGGCATCCGCCCGGAGTACTTCGAGGACGCGTCGCTGGTCGACGAGGCCAAGCGGCCGGTCGGGTCGGTGTTCCGCGCCCGGGTCGACGTCACCGAGTGGCTCGGGGACTCGCAGTACGCCTACATCCCCTACGAGGCGCCGGAGGCGATCACCGCCCAGCTGCGCGACCTGTCCCGGGAGCTGGACTCCGAGGAGCTGCGCACCCAGGCGATCGTGTCCATCGACTCCACGAGCCGGATCCGCGAGGGCCGGGAGGCGGAGTTCTGGCTCGACAGCCGGAAGATCCACGTCTTCGACCCGCAGACCGGCGAGAACCTCACCCGTGACGCGGAGGCCGGCGCCCGGCTGACGCAGATGGCCACCGAGGACCGGGTGGAGCAGGTCGAGCACGCGCAGGCCACCGGGCAGACCGTCGGCTCCAGCATGATGGGCGGCTCGTCCGGGACGTCCGGACCGTCCGGGGCGCACCGCTCCGGCGCCGCGTAA
- a CDS encoding glycoside hydrolase family 13 protein: MDHRRPWWRTAVVYEVYLRSFADGTGDGLGDVPGLRSRLPYLADLGVDALWVTPWYPSPMADGGYDVVDHRDVDPRFGTLADVDALLVDAHALGLRVVVDLVANHTSAEHPWFRAALAAGPGAPERSRYFFRDGRAGGSAPPNDWISAFGGPAWTRVTGPGGPEQWYLHLFAPEQPDLDWTSPEVREEFDGIVRSWLDRGVDGIRVDAAPALAKIPGLPDAGHPPGASFASSEWVGNPHWDVDEVHEVFRRWRRIGDSYDGDRLFVSEAVVNGPERLARYVRPDELHTTFNFDYLKAPWDARALRRVVDGTLAALAPVGAPATWVLSSHDETRHVTRFGRAHSGAAVMGFDDAAPADLALGLRRARAAALLTLALPGGAYLYQGEELGLPEVEDLPADALQDPTWERSGHTARGRDGCRVPLPWSGNAPPFGFAPDGVTPWLPQPASWASLTAAAQDADPASTLSLYRAALRLRRQLLSEEPLSWLDLGGDVLAFDRGAALRCVVNLSARPVPLAGLGRPLLTSEAAGDALAPDAAAWLAPG, encoded by the coding sequence GTGGACCACCGCCGTCCGTGGTGGCGGACGGCGGTGGTCTACGAGGTCTACCTGCGCAGCTTCGCCGACGGCACGGGGGACGGGCTCGGCGACGTCCCCGGCCTGCGCAGCCGGCTGCCGTACCTGGCCGACCTGGGTGTCGACGCGCTGTGGGTCACGCCCTGGTACCCCTCGCCGATGGCCGACGGCGGCTACGACGTCGTCGACCACCGCGACGTCGACCCGCGCTTCGGGACCCTCGCCGACGTCGACGCGCTCCTGGTCGACGCCCACGCGCTGGGGCTGCGCGTCGTGGTCGACCTGGTCGCCAACCACACCTCGGCCGAGCACCCGTGGTTCCGGGCGGCACTGGCCGCGGGCCCCGGGGCGCCCGAGCGGTCGCGGTACTTCTTCCGCGACGGTCGGGCGGGCGGCAGCGCGCCGCCCAACGACTGGATCAGCGCCTTCGGCGGCCCGGCCTGGACGCGGGTGACCGGACCCGGCGGCCCGGAGCAGTGGTACCTGCACCTGTTCGCCCCGGAGCAGCCCGACCTGGACTGGACCTCCCCGGAGGTGCGGGAGGAGTTCGACGGGATCGTGCGCTCCTGGCTCGACCGCGGGGTCGACGGGATCCGCGTCGACGCCGCCCCGGCCCTGGCGAAGATCCCCGGCCTGCCCGACGCGGGGCACCCGCCCGGTGCCTCGTTCGCGAGCAGCGAGTGGGTCGGCAACCCGCACTGGGACGTCGACGAGGTGCACGAGGTCTTCCGGCGCTGGCGCCGGATCGGCGACAGCTACGACGGCGACCGGCTGTTCGTCTCCGAGGCCGTCGTCAACGGCCCGGAACGGCTGGCCCGCTACGTCCGCCCCGACGAGCTGCACACCACCTTCAACTTCGACTACCTCAAGGCCCCGTGGGACGCGCGGGCGCTGCGGAGGGTGGTCGACGGGACGCTGGCCGCGCTGGCCCCGGTCGGTGCCCCGGCCACCTGGGTGCTGTCCAGCCACGACGAGACCCGGCACGTCACCCGGTTCGGCCGGGCGCACAGCGGCGCCGCGGTCATGGGGTTCGACGACGCCGCGCCGGCCGACCTCGCCCTGGGACTGCGCCGCGCCCGCGCCGCTGCACTGCTCACGCTGGCGCTGCCGGGCGGGGCCTACCTGTACCAGGGGGAGGAGCTCGGCCTGCCCGAGGTCGAGGACCTGCCCGCCGACGCGCTGCAGGACCCGACGTGGGAGCGGTCCGGGCACACGGCACGCGGGCGGGACGGCTGCCGCGTGCCGCTGCCGTGGTCCGGGAACGCGCCGCCGTTCGGGTTCGCCCCGGACGGCGTGACGCCGTGGCTGCCGCAGCCCGCGTCGTGGGCGTCGCTGACCGCGGCGGCGCAGGACGCGGACCCGGCGTCGACGCTGTCGCTGTACCGGGCCGCGCTGCGGCTGCGCCGGCAGCTGCTGTCGGAGGAGCCGCTCAGCTGGCTCGACCTGGGCGGGGACGTCCTGGCCTTCGACCGGGGTGCGGCGCTGCGCTGCGTCGTCAACCTGTCCGCCCGGCCGGTCCCGCTGGCCGGGCTGGGGCGGCCGCTGCTCACCAGCGAGGCGGCCGGGGACGCGCTGGCGCCGGACGCCGCCGCCTGGCTGGCGCCCGGCTAG
- a CDS encoding carbohydrate kinase family protein, with product MDSAVPTLTVLGELVVDLLPVPGADAGPEGTAPQYVARPGGNALNVAVAAGRLGAPVALLARLGSGPLASALRRHAELSGVDTRGFVPATEPVSLAVVGLGPDGSPDYGFHVQGAADWQWTDEELAAVLPPATAVLHVGSISSWTPPGSDAIARLAERLAGTALVSVDPNLRPMLAGGPVGAALGNDPDGVRSRLDRLVAVADLVKVSAEDLAWLEPDTADLDGAARRWAARGPALVLLTDGGAPLRIARPGRPLLHREPPRVTVADTVGAGDSLAAGLFAGLLAAGVTTRAALEALSDGDLLAVVDDAALVAALNCTRVGADPPTAADLAAAKQQRG from the coding sequence ATGGACAGCGCCGTCCCCACGCTCACCGTCCTCGGCGAGCTCGTCGTCGACCTGCTCCCCGTCCCCGGTGCCGACGCCGGGCCGGAGGGCACCGCGCCGCAGTACGTCGCGCGGCCGGGCGGCAACGCGCTCAACGTCGCCGTCGCCGCCGGCCGGCTGGGCGCCCCGGTGGCGCTGCTCGCCCGCCTGGGCAGCGGCCCGCTCGCCTCGGCACTGCGGCGGCACGCCGAGCTCTCCGGCGTCGACACCCGCGGCTTCGTGCCGGCGACCGAGCCGGTGAGCCTCGCCGTCGTGGGGCTGGGGCCGGACGGGTCGCCGGACTACGGCTTCCACGTCCAGGGCGCCGCCGACTGGCAGTGGACCGACGAGGAGCTGGCCGCCGTGCTGCCTCCCGCCACGGCGGTGCTGCACGTCGGCTCGATCTCCTCGTGGACCCCGCCGGGCAGTGACGCGATCGCGCGGCTGGCCGAGCGGCTGGCCGGCACGGCGCTGGTGAGCGTCGACCCCAACCTGCGCCCCATGCTCGCCGGGGGCCCGGTCGGTGCCGCGCTCGGGAACGACCCCGACGGGGTGCGCAGCCGGCTGGACCGGCTGGTCGCCGTCGCCGACCTCGTCAAGGTCAGTGCCGAGGACCTCGCCTGGCTCGAACCGGACACCGCCGACCTCGACGGCGCCGCCCGGCGCTGGGCCGCGCGCGGGCCGGCGCTGGTGCTGCTCACCGACGGCGGGGCGCCGCTGCGGATCGCCCGTCCCGGCCGTCCCCTGCTGCACCGGGAGCCGCCGCGGGTGACCGTGGCCGACACCGTCGGCGCCGGTGACTCGCTCGCCGCCGGCCTGTTCGCGGGGTTGCTCGCCGCCGGGGTCACCACCCGCGCCGCGCTGGAGGCCCTCTCCGACGGCGACCTGCTCGCCGTGGTCGACGACGCCGCGCTCGTCGCCGCGCTCAACTGCACCCGGGTGGGCGCGGACCCGCCGACCGCCGCCGACCTGGCCGCCGCCAAGCAGCAGCGGGGCTAG
- a CDS encoding PspA/IM30 family protein produces MPNPIVKLWRYLTASANAQIDQRADPKIQIQQAIEAEQQRHQALANQAAAVLGNQRQLEMRLNRQLGEVEKLQASARQALVLSDQSRGRGDAAKAAEYEQAAQAFATQLVAAEQAMEDLKRSHDEALQAAEQARGAVEQSRMRLQTTLAERTKLMSQLEQAKMQEHVAASMRQVNELSAPGNTPSLAEVRDKIEARYANALGQAELAQTSVEGRMLEVQKATLDVAGASRLEQIRAGMGGQTAVEGGTGAAGAIGPGTSSPSFEKTEQAAHRPENA; encoded by the coding sequence ATGCCCAACCCGATCGTCAAGCTCTGGCGGTACCTGACCGCGTCGGCCAACGCGCAGATCGACCAGCGGGCGGACCCGAAGATCCAGATCCAGCAGGCGATCGAGGCCGAGCAGCAGCGGCACCAGGCGCTGGCCAACCAGGCCGCCGCGGTCCTCGGCAACCAGCGGCAGCTGGAGATGCGGCTCAACCGGCAGCTCGGCGAGGTGGAGAAGCTGCAGGCCTCCGCCCGCCAGGCGCTGGTGCTCTCCGACCAGTCCCGCGGCCGGGGCGACGCGGCCAAGGCCGCCGAGTACGAGCAGGCCGCGCAGGCCTTCGCCACCCAGCTGGTGGCCGCCGAGCAGGCTATGGAGGACCTCAAGCGCAGTCACGACGAGGCGCTGCAGGCCGCCGAGCAGGCGCGCGGTGCCGTCGAGCAGAGCCGGATGCGGCTGCAGACCACGCTGGCCGAGCGCACCAAGCTGATGAGCCAGCTCGAGCAGGCCAAGATGCAGGAGCACGTGGCCGCCTCGATGCGCCAGGTCAACGAGCTGTCGGCGCCGGGCAACACGCCGAGCCTGGCGGAGGTCCGCGACAAGATCGAGGCGCGCTACGCCAACGCCCTCGGACAGGCCGAGCTCGCCCAGACCTCGGTCGAGGGCCGCATGCTCGAGGTGCAGAAGGCGACCCTCGACGTCGCCGGTGCCTCCCGGCTGGAGCAGATCCGCGCCGGCATGGGCGGGCAGACCGCCGTCGAGGGGGGCACCGGTGCCGCCGGCGCGATCGGCCCGGGGACGTCGTCGCCGTCGTTCGAGAAGACCGAGCAGGCGGCGCACCGCCCCGAGAACGCCTGA
- a CDS encoding DNA-formamidopyrimidine glycosylase family protein, whose amino-acid sequence MPEGDTVWLAAKRMNTALAGQTLRRGELRVPQLAATDLRGRTVGEVVPRGKHMLTRFTDGWTLRTHYRMDGSWHIYRTGTRWRGGPAFSIRAILATDQWDCVGYRLHDVAMVRTEDEGSVVGHLGPDVLGPDWDLDEALRRLRSHPDEQIGVAILDQRNLCGPGNLYKVEGLFVCRVHPWMRVADVEDLPGLVERTRALMLANRDRPEQSTTGDLRRGRDHWVYGRKDKPCYRCSTPILRGDQGPDLQERITYWCPTCQATDAPVDPLARTGEPDHPQPLTSAT is encoded by the coding sequence GTGCCCGAGGGAGACACCGTCTGGCTGGCGGCCAAGCGGATGAACACCGCGCTGGCCGGCCAGACGCTGCGCCGCGGCGAGCTCCGGGTGCCGCAGCTGGCCGCGACCGACCTCCGGGGCCGCACGGTCGGCGAGGTCGTCCCCCGCGGCAAGCACATGCTCACCCGGTTCACCGACGGCTGGACGCTGCGCACCCACTACCGGATGGACGGCAGCTGGCACATCTACCGCACGGGCACCCGGTGGCGCGGCGGGCCGGCGTTCTCGATCCGGGCGATCCTCGCGACCGACCAGTGGGACTGCGTCGGCTACCGGCTGCACGACGTCGCGATGGTCCGCACCGAGGACGAGGGTTCCGTCGTCGGCCACCTCGGTCCCGACGTCCTCGGCCCGGACTGGGACCTCGACGAGGCGCTGCGCCGGCTGCGGTCGCACCCCGACGAGCAGATCGGCGTCGCGATCCTCGACCAGCGCAACCTGTGCGGACCGGGCAACCTCTACAAGGTCGAGGGGTTGTTCGTCTGCCGCGTGCACCCGTGGATGCGGGTGGCCGACGTCGAGGACCTCCCCGGGCTGGTCGAGCGGACCCGCGCGCTCATGCTGGCCAACCGCGACCGCCCCGAGCAGAGCACCACCGGTGACCTGCGCCGCGGACGCGACCACTGGGTCTACGGCCGCAAGGACAAGCCCTGCTACCGGTGCAGCACCCCGATCCTGCGCGGCGACCAGGGCCCGGACCTGCAGGAGCGGATCACCTACTGGTGCCCGACCTGCCAGGCCACCGACGCGCCCGTCGACCCGCTGGCCCGCACGGGCGAGCCCGACCACCCGCAGCCGCTGACCAGCGCCACCTGA
- a CDS encoding antibiotic biosynthesis monooxygenase, whose translation MQRRPASASTTPAHLTAAGEPVTVTVARDVRPEQREAFERWADEILGLAAGFAGNLGTSLLRPGPGSTRYHLVYRFADGESLARWERSTERQEALSRVEHLSDGADYARVAGLDSFFTALTPPRPGPRWRLTVLTIAVVFAITLAFQLLVAPHVASWPLPARLLLSATIVVVLLGQVVMPRLSRWLAPWLRGRR comes from the coding sequence GTGCAGCGCCGTCCCGCCTCCGCCAGCACCACCCCCGCGCACCTGACCGCGGCCGGTGAGCCGGTGACCGTGACCGTCGCCCGCGACGTGCGGCCCGAGCAGCGCGAGGCGTTCGAGCGCTGGGCCGACGAGATCCTCGGTCTGGCCGCCGGCTTCGCGGGCAACCTGGGCACGAGCCTGCTGCGGCCGGGCCCCGGGTCGACCCGCTACCACCTGGTCTACCGCTTCGCCGACGGCGAGTCGCTGGCCCGCTGGGAGCGCTCGACCGAGCGGCAGGAGGCACTGTCACGCGTCGAGCACCTCTCCGACGGCGCCGACTACGCCCGCGTCGCCGGGCTGGACAGCTTCTTCACCGCACTGACCCCGCCGCGGCCGGGTCCACGCTGGCGGCTGACCGTGCTGACGATCGCCGTCGTCTTCGCGATCACGCTGGCCTTCCAGCTGCTCGTGGCCCCGCACGTGGCGTCCTGGCCGCTGCCGGCCCGGCTGCTGCTGTCGGCGACGATCGTCGTGGTGCTGCTCGGGCAGGTCGTCATGCCGCGGCTGTCGCGCTGGCTCGCGCCCTGGCTGCGCGGCCGGCGCTGA